A single Fluviispira vulneris DNA region contains:
- a CDS encoding putative Na+/H+ antiporter has protein sequence MTIDCVDKTSIIPTLLENNVVLFSVTTIFVLAVIHTFCASRIVALAHKRPKGSMSEKVLDFLGEVEVVFGFWAFVFLAFLSAYLGMQSSLDYLNGIDFKEPIFVFIIMCMSATKPVMFMADRGINFISKFFSKIFFVPYKLSLFSAIFIFGTLSGSLLTEPVAMTVSALLLHEHFFQKTNNAKFKYAMLGLLFVNVSIGGTLTQFAAPPVLIVAAHWDWDAAFMFMNFGWKSAISIVVGTLLTAVYFRKDIIGTNKFPNTSERKQRTPYWIVGVNVGFLVLSIVYHKYVSFLVPLFLLFIGWFEVTKEYQDSLKIRESLLVGFFLGGIVTLGALQQWWLIPLMNYLNPTSLFFGATALTAVTDNAALTYLGTLVPNLSEAFKYSLVAGAVAGGGLTVIANAPNPIGYGILNKSCGEDGISPLYLFLGALPYTVLAIVCLTIL, from the coding sequence ATGACTATTGATTGTGTTGACAAGACTTCTATCATACCGACTTTACTTGAAAATAATGTTGTGCTTTTTTCTGTAACAACTATTTTTGTTTTGGCTGTTATTCATACTTTTTGTGCAAGTCGTATTGTGGCTTTAGCACATAAGAGACCAAAAGGTTCTATGTCCGAAAAAGTTCTCGACTTCTTAGGAGAAGTAGAAGTTGTTTTTGGATTTTGGGCATTTGTGTTTCTTGCATTTCTTTCTGCTTATTTAGGAATGCAATCCTCGCTTGATTATTTAAATGGCATTGATTTTAAAGAACCTATATTTGTTTTTATAATTATGTGCATGTCTGCTACAAAACCAGTTATGTTTATGGCGGATAGAGGAATCAATTTTATTTCAAAATTTTTCTCAAAAATATTTTTTGTTCCATATAAGCTTTCATTATTTTCTGCTATTTTTATTTTTGGAACATTAAGCGGTTCTCTTCTAACAGAACCAGTTGCAATGACGGTCTCTGCTTTGCTTTTACATGAACATTTTTTTCAAAAAACAAATAATGCAAAATTTAAATATGCTATGCTTGGGCTTTTATTCGTTAACGTTTCTATCGGTGGTACGTTAACTCAATTTGCCGCACCTCCTGTTTTAATTGTTGCAGCACATTGGGATTGGGATGCGGCTTTTATGTTTATGAATTTTGGCTGGAAATCGGCTATTTCCATAGTAGTTGGAACCCTATTAACAGCAGTTTATTTTCGTAAAGACATTATTGGTACCAATAAATTTCCAAATACAAGCGAGAGGAAACAAAGAACTCCTTATTGGATTGTGGGTGTTAATGTCGGATTTCTAGTTTTAAGTATTGTATATCATAAATATGTTTCATTTTTGGTTCCACTCTTTTTACTATTTATTGGCTGGTTTGAGGTAACTAAAGAATATCAAGATTCGTTAAAAATTAGAGAAAGTCTTTTAGTTGGCTTCTTTTTAGGTGGAATTGTAACTTTAGGAGCTTTGCAACAATGGTGGTTGATTCCTCTTATGAATTATTTAAATCCAACCTCTCTATTTTTTGGTGCAACTGCACTGACAGCTGTTACAGATAATGCGGCATTAACTTATTTGGGAACGCTTGTGCCAAACCTTTCCGAAGCATTTAAATATTCATTGGTAGCTGGTGCAGTTGCAGGGGGTGGATTGACTGTTATCGCCAATGCACCCAACCCAATTGGTTATGGAATATTAAATAAAAGTTGTGGAGAAGACGGGATAAGTCCGTTGTATTTATTTTTAGGAGCCCTCCCGTACACTGTGTTAGCAATAGTCTGTCTTACAATTTTGTAA
- a CDS encoding S9 family peptidase, which translates to MSSIKQSEIFDKWQSPITAEMIASKSISFNDIHMDQGILYWCESRPNEKGRNVIVSYKDNQYFDETPNNYNIGTSVHGYGGGAFFIKNETLYFADLKTGLVYQKNIKTQEIKPIVNPGEYRYADFCSDPKQKYLYCIRKDDTGKTQFPPTEIVKISIETKSVEVLISGADFYSNPTISPDGKKIVWLQWNHPNMPWDATEIWLADLSDEGDLLNKKNISEGTQQAYYQPTWSEENELYVCSDKTGFWNIYNYNNEKFINIYEKNSDFGRPMWIIGTRCFQFLSQEEIVCCYSEKGIWKTGVINLKNKNFKVFNNSLTCIYNIVGDKNKIGFIGGNPSLAPAVILSDKNNLEKITILRNSIDSSIDNEFISQPELVEFPTRDHKKAYAFYYPPKNVHFKYAENELPPLIVKVHGGPTANADFMLSPKIQYYTSRGFAYVEVNYRGSTGYGKSYRDQLKGHWGIMDAEDCIDCALFLCELKKADKNKLIISGSSSGGLTVLASLAFHNIYKCGSCTYGIADLIAMTEHIHKFEAYYDQGLLGGSVQDSRNIYFDRSPINSADKITAPVIFFHGDSDPVVHVSQTYKIAEALKKNNIYNEVNIFAHEGHGFKNAENIVVALKNELAFFTKVLK; encoded by the coding sequence ATGTCGAGCATAAAGCAATCCGAAATTTTTGACAAATGGCAGTCTCCCATTACAGCAGAAATGATTGCCAGCAAATCAATTTCTTTCAATGATATTCATATGGATCAAGGAATTCTCTATTGGTGCGAATCCCGGCCGAACGAAAAAGGGAGAAATGTGATTGTATCCTATAAGGATAATCAGTATTTTGATGAAACCCCAAATAATTATAATATTGGAACTTCCGTCCACGGCTATGGTGGAGGTGCCTTTTTTATTAAAAATGAAACACTCTATTTTGCCGATTTAAAAACAGGGCTTGTTTATCAAAAAAATATAAAAACTCAAGAAATCAAACCCATCGTTAATCCAGGAGAATATCGCTACGCTGACTTTTGTTCTGATCCCAAGCAGAAATATCTTTATTGTATTCGCAAAGATGATACTGGTAAAACACAATTTCCTCCCACAGAAATCGTGAAGATTTCTATAGAAACAAAATCTGTTGAAGTCTTAATATCAGGGGCTGATTTCTATAGCAATCCCACAATCAGTCCAGATGGCAAAAAAATCGTGTGGCTCCAGTGGAATCATCCAAACATGCCTTGGGATGCCACAGAAATATGGCTAGCTGATCTGTCGGATGAAGGAGACCTCCTAAACAAAAAAAATATTTCTGAAGGAACACAGCAAGCTTATTATCAACCAACGTGGTCAGAAGAGAATGAGCTTTATGTGTGCTCAGACAAAACAGGTTTTTGGAATATTTATAATTATAATAATGAAAAATTTATCAATATTTATGAAAAAAATTCCGATTTTGGCCGTCCCATGTGGATCATTGGCACTCGTTGTTTTCAATTTTTATCCCAGGAGGAAATCGTCTGTTGCTATTCCGAAAAAGGCATTTGGAAAACAGGTGTCATTAATTTAAAAAATAAGAATTTTAAAGTATTTAATAATTCACTTACATGTATTTATAATATTGTTGGAGACAAAAACAAAATTGGATTTATTGGTGGAAATCCATCCTTAGCTCCTGCCGTTATTTTGTCTGATAAAAATAATTTAGAAAAAATAACGATTCTCCGCAATTCCATCGATAGCTCAATTGACAATGAATTCATCTCTCAACCAGAATTAGTTGAGTTTCCCACACGTGATCATAAAAAAGCGTATGCTTTTTACTATCCTCCTAAAAATGTTCATTTTAAATATGCAGAAAATGAACTCCCACCGTTGATTGTTAAAGTGCATGGCGGCCCCACTGCAAATGCAGATTTTATGCTTAGTCCTAAAATTCAATATTACACCAGCCGTGGTTTTGCTTATGTAGAAGTGAATTATAGAGGTAGCACCGGTTATGGGAAATCTTATAGAGACCAGCTCAAAGGTCACTGGGGAATTATGGATGCAGAGGACTGCATCGACTGTGCTCTCTTTTTATGTGAATTAAAAAAAGCAGATAAAAATAAACTCATAATTTCTGGTAGTAGTTCTGGAGGTCTCACAGTTTTAGCATCCCTTGCTTTTCACAATATTTATAAGTGCGGATCGTGTACGTATGGTATAGCAGATTTAATTGCAATGACGGAGCATATCCATAAATTCGAAGCCTATTATGATCAAGGTTTACTTGGTGGATCTGTTCAAGATTCAAGAAACATTTATTTCGATCGTTCGCCTATCAACTCAGCCGATAAAATCACAGCTCCTGTGATCTTTTTCCATGGAGACAGTGATCCTGTAGTGCATGTCAGTCAGACTTATAAAATTGCAGAGGCTCTGAAGAAAAATAATATTTACAATGAAGTTAATATTTTTGCTCATGAAGGTCATGGATTTAAAAATGCTGAAAATATTGTAGTAGCTCTTAAGAATGAACTCGCATTTTTTACAAAAGTCTTGAAATAA
- a CDS encoding TVP38/TMEM64 family protein, with product MKKNLYFIIILLVFFALSHLLNTAGGQNNEVNDLIMESFKQSITTLKSVSEQNPITVLIVFSLSFFILTVLYLPFTASAYVLFAGALFGFYKGVILFTFLLTLAYTCSFLLTRMIFYKFFKAKTKSKIQNIVKGFEKDGWIYLLSIRFSAIIPGVVVNTGMGITQIPTWQFYLVTQLGTLPHVIAYVYAGSKIEEIDNLNNIVSPNFFLLLIILALLPILLKMLSEYLIQFKRKFKKE from the coding sequence GTGAAAAAAAATTTATATTTTATAATTATTTTATTGGTGTTTTTTGCATTAAGCCATTTATTGAACACTGCAGGCGGGCAAAATAATGAAGTTAATGACCTTATCATGGAATCATTTAAACAGAGCATTACTACTCTCAAATCCGTTTCTGAACAGAATCCAATAACTGTTTTAATTGTCTTTAGTCTATCGTTTTTTATACTCACTGTTCTTTATCTTCCTTTTACAGCGTCGGCTTATGTGTTATTTGCTGGAGCCTTGTTTGGTTTTTATAAAGGAGTCATTCTTTTTACTTTTTTATTGACTTTAGCTTATACGTGTTCATTTCTATTAACCCGCATGATTTTTTATAAGTTTTTTAAAGCTAAAACGAAGTCCAAGATACAAAATATTGTTAAAGGTTTTGAAAAAGATGGTTGGATTTATCTACTCTCCATTCGCTTTTCTGCAATTATACCTGGGGTTGTGGTGAATACAGGAATGGGTATCACCCAAATTCCGACTTGGCAGTTTTATTTAGTGACTCAACTTGGTACTTTACCTCATGTGATAGCCTATGTTTATGCTGGAAGTAAAATTGAAGAGATAGATAATTTAAATAATATTGTTTCGCCAAATTTCTTTTTGTTACTTATCATTTTAGCACTCTTGCCAATTCTCTTAAAAATGTTGTCCGAATATTTAATTCAATTTAAAAGAAAATTTAAAAAAGAATAG